TCATGGTCATGGTCATACTACTATCTTGGACCAGCATTACGAGACCATTCGTGAGCTGCGCGCGGGGAACCACAAGTTGACCGATAAACATGAATTCCATATCATCAATGAGGAAACCGCTCTCATTCAAATTTATCAGCCCATCCCCAAGGATCTTACTCGATGGGGAGCAAGCCCCGAGCAACAGTGGATTGTCAATGCTATCTTTCAAGGTAACCATCAGTATCCCATGCCTGTTGCGCGTATAACTAAACCCGGCATAGAGCTCGATATAGAAACTGGAGAGCTCCTCTTTGAGTGGTCTAGTTTGGACCATGTTCTCCCTGACGGTGAGTGGTGCCTCAGCCTTTTGAGCAGCAACAAATGACTAAACTACTGCTACAGAGGCCATCTTACCCATTAACCCGGGCCAAGCCGGCTCCGGTTACAACTCGTCGGATGCGTGGGATTACTTCCACATCAACTCCGTCGACAAAGATTCCGAGGGTAACTATCTCATCTCGGCTCGCGATGCCTGCGCAGTCCACAAGATCAACGGCTCCACCGGCGAGATTATCTGGCGCCTGGGTGGTGTCAAGTCCGACTTCGATCTTGGGCCCAACGTCAAGTTCTGCTTCCAGCATCACGCGCGCTTTGTCTCTAGGGACGGTGATAAAGAAGTTATCTCGCTCTATGACAACTCTGCTCATGGAACTGAGAACGGCCGTGGCAGTGAAGTCCACACCCATCCCTTCTCCCAGGGCAAAATCATCGAGGTCAATACGGCTACTTGGAAGGCCTCCATTGTCCAAGCTTTCCAGCCTCCCGATGGTCTCCTATCAAAATCTCAGGGGAGCACCCAGCTCCTCCCCAACGGGAATGTGCTCGTCAATTGGGGCTCTGAAGGTGCCCTAACCGAATTTCGTCCCGACGGTACCCCTATcttccatacatacatggaCTCTGGTTTCTTGGGTTTGGGTGTCGAGAACTACCGTGGCTTCCGGTATAACTGGACCGGTCTTCCCAATGAGACGCCGGCCATTGTTTCTCTCGAGAACGATCAGGGCACTACTGTATACGTCTCTTGGAACGGAGATACCGAAACCAAGGTCTGGCGCTTTTACCAAGTTACGGATGAGTATGGCTCGCGGCAGTACCTTGGCGAGACCAAACGTACTGGTTTCGAGACTGCCTTTTCCCTTAAATCCGGCAATGTTCATACGGTGTCTGCTGAAGCTATCGGTGCTAATGGCCGTGTCTTGACTTCGACCGGTATCGTAAAGACACAGGTTGAGATCTTACCTCCACCCAAAGGAGTGGAAGCCTCGTCATCCGTTTCGCTTCAAGACAAGATGCAGCCCCAGATTTACTTGGGCCAGAAGAGCCGCTGGGAGGAGCACATGATCCTAAAGGTCGATCGTTTCCATCTGGATTAAAGTCGTCCCTCCACAACGTTCCCTTAAGTTACTTTTCGGAACATGATTCTCCATCGGCCATATATCATAGCTCTTGCTGTCTGACAAAAGCATATTCGTGCTTCCAGTACCTAGTCGCTATTCCATAGGTATGCAAAACATCTTTTGCTATGTACCAGATCATCTCCAATGTAGAATCAGTAATGGGGTATTTGACAGACCCTGTAGAAAATTCTATTCCAAGTACGCTCTGAGAATCAACCGTATCCCCACGTAGAGTAGAGCCCTCTACTTAAGCCCTACTTAATAATCAGGTCAAACTACTCAGCACATATTCAGATCTATGATTCAACTGAAAACAGTAGAGATGAGCCCTCCCCATGCGCTAAAACagacaggaaaagaaaagaaagcaattgTTTCAGGCTAGAAAGACCCCAGTGTATCATTGCATATTAGCCATCACGAAACTAAGGATGATAAACTATCGCGAATCATCCGAGAACCGGCTCACTTCCTCACGTCGATTCCTGGGTTGCTCGCGAAGGTCCTCATCGAAAGCAAACATTCCACCGTGGCCATTATCTCCCATAGCCCGACGATCCCGGTCCCCCAAGCTGCTCTCCTCTCCGTCCGACACTTCGACCCACTCCGCTGCCTGAGAGTGTAACAACTTGCAATCCGAGAACACCTCCCACGAGCTATTCTTCTCCAATCGTCCAGACTCGAGAGTTTTCGTCCTAAAAGGCTTAAAGACAAGCTTCAAAACACGCATAGCACAGATCAGTTCTCCCTGAGCCGGATAACTATCTTCACTATCCATGCAGCTACTGGTAGAATTTCCTTCTAGCGTCGCAAGGCCCTCTACCAAGTACACGTCCGATTTTTCATCAATCTGTTGTTGCAGCCATTTCTTGACGCCCTTGTTTGTGCTGAGGTTACGGAATAGCTCCCTCGGGTTTTTGAGTGTATATAGCTTTCCACCTCTGGGACGCATATCGTCGCTATCTGCACAGCCGCGGCCGGGTGTTTTGAATAAACGGGTGAATGAAGTGGATAGTCCTGTGTCTTTCGTGGGTTGAGTAGCCGCGCACATGTCGGGTACAGACCTGACTGCGAAGTCCTCGATCTGCCCCAGAGGCCAGGGGCATCCATAGGCACCTTTTACGGGTTCGTTGATGTTGGTGATCAGGCTGCCTACAGTGACCTCTTCACTTGAGAGGAAAGGGCGCCTCGATATGCGTTTGCTTGGCatgttgaggttgagatgCGATTGTTTTCGACCAAGAATAGGTATCAGAACTTTTGCTCGATGTGAAGGTGACTTGTTTGTTGAACTTGTTCGCTTCACGTCTTTTGGTTTGTGCATGTTATAAACGTCTAATAGGATGGTCTAGTGAAGGGGCCTTTATAAAGCCAGGCCCTTGCACAGAGACTCTCATACTACTACAGATCGATCCATGGAGGTGCCCTATCGGACAAAGGGCTGAAAGCAACACCACAAACTTGGTCCATCCGGTAACCGCCAAGACGAGTTCCACGAAGCTTTGTCTTTGTTCGTCTATTCCTGAGGTCATAATATAATACGGGACCATCAATAGCATTATTGGCCCACGGCCAAAGGGTATGGTCCACGGGTAATCTCATCCAGCTTTGATTGACTTTCTGGTATATTGATTTAAAGACTTAAAACATTGATCGGATTCGATTACGCGTGTGTACCTAAATGGAATCTAATCGAGTCTGGCGCTGATTgcttttatatttattttccttgttttttatttgttcttttttttttggttttgttcATGAGGGACCTAGACAAGCAAAAAGATGGTCTTATCGGCTATCTTATCCATCAGATGGCGGATGTAAAAATAGCAAAAAATGGACAAGCCGGTAATCGAAACCGGGACCTTCTGAATGCAAATCAGATGTTATACCACTAAACCACTCGCCCTTGGTGAAAGATTTACATTTCAATTTCGCTTATGAGCAGCGCGAAATGGAATACACTTAATCGGAAAATTGAATGTTTGCTTCAGCGTCTCCCTGAAAATGTTAGAGATAGTTTATACATGTCTGTAAGCAGTTGAGGGCATATGGTGAAGTACAGTATTGTAAAATACTACTGGATCTAATCCTTTTTAATTCGGCATCAATGGCCTCGATGGGTTGTTTTAAAGCCAGATCAGCTACCATTCTCTCCATCACGAGTGAAAGTGAGATATGCTTGTATACTCCTCACCCTTGCATAGAGGAATGCAGGGACACTCGGACAATACTGTACCATAAGAAGCATGACTCCTATAGTTATTGTGGCAAGATATGAAGTGATTCGTACCAGGATCCAAGTCATATTACGTGTAGAGATAGAGGAATATTCCCACCCCATCTGGGATAACCTTTAAATGTATTGCCCGAACACCCTACATCTTGTTCTGAGGGATCAGTGGGTGTGAACCTGGGTTTACAGAGGGGATGTTTGCTTGGTGTCGAGGTTATGCAGATATTCAAAGCTTGGACGAGTTGTGTAGGCACAGATGGTTCACAGTGCGGTCTGCTTGTATACTGAGCCCGAGGACTATGTGTCAGAATCTCTCCACAGGGGACACCAGACCCACCTAGCAAAAAGAATCGCCCAATGATCATGGAGATGTTTAgggagaaaataaaaagaaagctGGTCCCAGGGAGGCTCGAACTCTCGACTTCTGAGTTATTAGCTCAGCACTCTAACCAACTGAGTTATGGGACCACTTGTTGATATATAGCTCTTTTAAATGCTTTACAGGGCAAGAGGTAAAAGTAGCTAATGTTGCGCACAATTGCCAGCCGGTACTTCGGGTCAAATCACTTGAGCTTCAAGCTAGTCAGTATTTCTGTACTGAGGGTctttacttatatattaGGGATAGGTCGGATTCCTTATTTCCAGTGCTTGTGTAAGTATGAGTGAGAATGTTGTATTTAGCTAGTAATTGCTGATGATGGGAGTTCATCCTTATTGCGGCTTACGGTTATATATTTCTGACTCGAGCAAACTGTAACCCGCACAGGAGAAGCCCGATTTTCCACCCCATCAACAATACGACACTTCCGAGCCGATCCAGGGATAAAGTCAATAGGATACATCATCCATTAGAAAGCtgcaaaaaaaaagccaagcAAAATGGGTCgatactatttaaataaaaagaatttacATACACGAGTCGACATAAAAATATTCGTGGACTCGCCGGTAATCGAAACCGGGACCTCTCCAATGCGAATGGAGCGTTATACCACTAAACCACAAGCCCTTTTTATTGGTTCCATTCTCGGATAAGCCCTACACGACCCATGATAACCATTGCCATATCTTCACCCTCTGGTCCCCGACCGCGACAGCGACGCGACTATACTCGCAACTGGCCAGCCGGTCTTGCTTCCCCATTTGCGTGTCTCCTCGATTAATTCGTGAACTCTCTGTGAGTCTCTCAGCCACGGACCACCTGTTATTGTCAGCAGTAGACCCAGCGGTTCTATGCGTAAGACCAACAGAAGGAAATGGGGCCAAACGAATTGACCCACACGGGCGCAGAATTGCTAAAAATCGCAAGAGCCGAGACCTGAACTGCGTGATGATTGAGCTTTTTCTCAAAGTTATTGATGAGTTGGATTTGTTGGAGCGTATTCATGCCAGTCTGCATCGGTTTAGCAATGCTCAGGATTGCCAGGGCCGTGTGGTAATATTGCAGACTCGAGGCTGATATCGTCAGCTCACGTATCCCATACATAAGTGGGTATGAGGTGCTTATACCATGCCATCCGCTGACTGTCCATAAGCAGGGAAAGTTACTTTGTCCATATAGCCCCGGAGTCCCAATAGGCTCGAACGAGGCGGGTAGAGAGGCACGCCAGGTATCGAGCTCATCGCCGAGTGAGTGCCACTCGTGCTGCTCTAAGGGCGAAGCGTCTTGATTGAGGCATCGGTTGATAACTTTTCCTAGCAGGTATGTAATTCTGTTGGCAAGGTCATCTTCGCCCTCGACTGTTGGAGGCAGGTGTTCTTGAGAGAGCTCTATCATAAGACTCCGTTTCTCTATAAGCGCAACGGTAATATCTTCTCGGAGGTAATTCCAGAAGCCGGCGCTGAGTAACCCGGCTTCAAGCCCAGCAGGCCGACTTGCTAACAAGGAATATGATCCTTGAAGATGATTCTGACAACTGACATTTTCTATGGCAAGTTAGCACACCACAAGCAAGATTAAGAGATACTCACGCGATATAATCTCATACGACCGAAGAAGACAAATAGCGGCCAGCGTCTCGCCAGTCCGGAATTCATCTGGATTTTCTGTGAGCTGCAGCAGTGCCTGAACACTCTCGAGGTGATACGACTCTGCCAAGTCCCAAAGGTCTTTCTTCAGGAAGCTCGAACTCTGACTCGCTGCGGCAAAGGCTAGGATGGCGCTGAGAAGGAGCGAGTTTCTCCGCGCACATGAAGGGACTATGTCACCGAAATGTCTCTTGACATCGTTGAGGTCATACCATCCGGCCAGATGTTCGATATAGTAACGAAATATTGTCGCAATATGGGGGTTCCGGAGTGCCGCTTCGGGATCTTTCGTCGATACGTATTCGGCGGACCGCGG
This window of the Aspergillus flavus chromosome 8, complete sequence genome carries:
- a CDS encoding ASST-domain-containing protein, translated to MRSLWLTALLPLAAADWQFRSRPDLAPPRLNITIPAAPDVEKGYLFVAPFAGFSDDAGEMHGPRQAAPYIFRDDGELVWSGYGYYSIWATNFQKARWKGKDILFSFEGDHNAGYGHGHGHTTILDQHYETIRELRAGNHKLTDKHEFHIINEETALIQIYQPIPKDLTRWGASPEQQWIVNAIFQELDIETGELLFEWSSLDHVLPDEAILPINPGQAGSGYNSSDAWDYFHINSVDKDSEGNYLISARDACAVHKINGSTGEIIWRLGGVKSDFDLGPNVKFCFQHHARFVSRDGDKEVISLYDNSAHGTENGRGSEVHTHPFSQGKIIEVNTATWKASIVQAFQPPDGLLSKSQGSTQLLPNGNVLVNWGSEGALTEFRPDGTPIFHTYMDSGFLGLGVENYRGFRYNWTGLPNETPAIVSLENDQGTTVYVSWNGDTETKVWRFYQVTDEYGSRQYLGETKRTGFETAFSLKSGNVHTVSAEAIGANGRVLTSTGIVKTQVEILPPPKGVEASSSVSLQDKMQPQIYLGQKSRWEEHMILKVDRFHLD